In Nicotiana tabacum cultivar K326 chromosome 17, ASM71507v2, whole genome shotgun sequence, one DNA window encodes the following:
- the LOC142161720 gene encoding DEAD-box ATP-dependent RNA helicase 21-like, whose product MNSHLSPIFLTKAQRQLLRRHDEHHHKHILHIRRDRNGERDSKRDRGESMDREAERRKRKERDEELKQRKRARLEKEKEVETTKEYYLGPEKPKKREIINKSRFSFDWAHSEDTSRDISSLYQNPHEPGLLFGRGFRAGIDRKEQKKLAARTKRDLLEEIRKRNGIEGTAVEAAALKNKERDADMYDTFDMRVDRHWSDKKLEEMTERDWRIFREDHNISYKGSRIPWPMRNWAEGKLTTELLKAVDRAGYKKPSPIQMAAIPLGLQQRDVIGVAETGSGKTAAFVLPMLAYISRLPPLREENEAEGPYAVVMAPTRELAQQIEDETVKFAHYLGIRVVSIVGGQSIEEQGFRIRQGCEVVIATPGRLLDCLERRYCVLNQCNYVVLDEADRMMDMGFEPQVMGVLDAMPSSNMKPENENEELDEKKIYRTTYMFSATMPPAVERLARKYLRNPVVVTVGTAGKATDLITQHVFMVKESEKMYMLQRLLDELGDRTAIVFINTKKQADFVAKNLDKTGYRVSTLHGGKSQDQREISLEGFRTKRYNVLVATDVAGRGIDIPDVAHVINYDMPNNIEAYTHRIGRTGRAGKKGVATTFLTLQDTDVFYDLKQMLIQSNSHVPPELARHEASKFKPGSIPDRPPRRKETLFTH is encoded by the coding sequence ATGAACTCCCATCTTTCTCCCATCTTTCTCACTAAAGCACAGCGACAACTGCTCCGCCGCCACGATGAACACCATCACAAACATATCCTTCACATCCGTCGTGACAGGAACGGAGAAAGAGATTCAAAAAGAGACAGGGGAGAGTCGATGGACCGGGAGGCCGAGCGCAGGAAACGGAAGGAGCGTGACGAAGAATTAAAACAACGAAAGCGAGCTCGATTGGAGAAAGAAAAGGAGGTCGAAACTACTAAAGAGTATTATCTGGGCCCGGAAAAGCCCAAGAAGCGAGAGATCATTAACAAATCCCGGTTCTCCTTCGACTGGGCACACAGCGAGGACACATCACGTGACATAAGCTCTCTCTACCAAAACCCTCATGAACCCGGTTTACTCTTCGGTCGCGGATTCCGTGCTGGAATAGACCGAAAGGAGCAGAAGAAGCTGGCAGCCAGGACTAAGAGGGATTTGCTGGAGGAGATACGTAAGAGGAACGGCATCGAAGGGACTGCAGTAGAAGCAGCTGCCTTGAAGAATAAGGAACGAGATGCTGACATGTACGACACTTTTGATATGAGGGTTGATCGACATTGGTCGGACAAGAAGCTGGAGGAAATGACTGAAAGAGATTGGAGGATATTCAGGGAGGATCATAATATATCTTATAAAGGGTCGAGGATACCTTGGCCCATGAGGAATTGGGCCGAGGGCAAGTTGACTACCGAGTTGCTCAAGGCCGTTGACAGAGCTGGCTACAAGAAGCCATCTCCTATTCAAATGGCTGCCATTCCCCTTGGACTTCAACAGCGTGATGTGATTGGCGTCGCGGAAACTGGTTCAGGTAAAACTGCTGCATTTGTTCTCCCTATGTTAGCTTATATCAGTAGGCTTCCTCCGTTGAGGGAAGAGAACGAGGCGGAGGGGCCATATGCTGTTGTAATGGCCCCCACGCGAGAGCTAGCTCAACAGATTGAGGATGAGACTGTTAAGTTTGCGCACTATTTGGGTATCCGagttgtttctattgttggtggACAGTCCATAGAGGAGCAAGGTTTTAGGATTAGGCAAGGTTGTGAAGTAGTAATTGCTACTCCCGGTAGACTTCTCGATTGCTTGGAGAGACGTTATTGTGTTCTGAATCAGTGTAATTATGTTGTTCTTGATGAGGCTGACCGAATGATGGACATGGGTTTTGAACCTCAGGTTATGGGTGTATTGGATGCTATGCCTTCGAGTAATATGAAACCAGAGAATGAGAATGAAGAGCTTGATGAGAAGAAGATTTATCGAACCACTTATATGTTCAGTGCTACCATGCCACCTGCTGTAGAGCGGCTGGCTAGAAAATACTTGAGAAATCCTGTTGTCGTGACTGTTGGCACTGCTGGAAAGGCTACTGACCTCATTACTCAGCACGTGTTCATGGTAAAGGAATCGGAGAAAATGTATATGCTGCAGAGGCTGCTGGATGAGCTTGGAGATAGGACTGCTATTGTGTTCATCAACACTAAGAAGCAGGCTGATTTTGTTGCCAAGAATCTGGACAAAACTGGCTATAGGGTAAGCACACTGCACGGTGGGAAGTCACAGGATCAGAGAGAAATCAGCCTTGAAGGATTTAGGACAAAGAGGTATAATGTGTTAGTTGCTACTGATGTTGCCGGTCGTGGAATTGATATACCTGATGTGGCCCATGTGATTAACTATGATATGCCAAACAATATTGAAGCATACACCCATCGTATTGGACGTACAGGTCGTGCAGGAAAGAAGGGTGTAGCCACAACATTCTTGACCCTGCAGGATACTGATGTCTTTTACGATCTTAAGCAAATGCTCATCCAAAGCAACAGTCATGTTCCCCCCGAACTTGCAAGGCACGAGGCTTCAAAGTTCAAGCCAGGAAGTATTCCTGACAGACCACCTAGGCGGAAAGAAACTTTATTTACTCATTAA